Part of the Syntrophotaleaceae bacterium genome, CTTGATGGCGGCCATGACCTGCACCACCCTGCCGTAGGGAACATCCCGGTCGGCTTCCAGAAAAACCTGCTTTTCCTTGCGCGCTTTTAGAATCTGCTGCAGGACGGGGCCGAGCTTGGCGGCATCATCAACGGCCGTTTGGCCGATGGAGATAGCGCCGGTTTTGGTGACGGTGACCACTACGGGTTCATTTGCGGCTTCGAGTCCGGGGGAATCGGCCACTTCGGGAAGGTTGACCTCGACCCCCTGCTCCAGCATGGGAGCAGTGACCATGAATATGATCAGCAGCACCAGCATGACGTCCACGAAGGGAGTGACGTTGATCTGGGACAGACTGCTGCGTTTGCCGCTGTCTCTCTGGCCGACTTCCATCTAGCCCCTCCGCAGCATGCGCTCGACGATATTGAGATACTCCTGGCTGAAATTGTCCATTTCGCCGGTCAGAACATTGACCTTGTTGACGAAATGATTGTAGCCCATAACAGCCGGAATGGCGGCGACCA contains:
- the tolR gene encoding protein TolR, translated to MEVGQRDSGKRSSLSQINVTPFVDVMLVLLIIFMVTAPMLEQGVEVNLPEVADSPGLEAANEPVVVTVTKTGAISIGQTAVDDAAKLGPVLQQILKARKEKQVFLEADRDVPYGRVVQVMAAIKGAGIEKLGMVSQPPDPTQSSK